Proteins encoded within one genomic window of Ranitomeya variabilis isolate aRanVar5 chromosome 4, aRanVar5.hap1, whole genome shotgun sequence:
- the LOC143767905 gene encoding uncharacterized protein LOC143767905, with protein MSQTEIEFLDLKLNLRDSKITTSLYRKPTATNSLLHFSSFHPQHLKEGIPKGQFYRVKRNCTQQEDFLKHSRDLTSRFRERGYPKKIIPRAYFNCKTKNLVYALICPCLKVYVGQTTQELRKRIQQHFSNITTAKRDKIKGKTLTSVASHYLLEHNSLWNGTRILGLDKVPINIRGGNITSELLRRESKWIFDLNCVAPLGLNEDLLFTGFYKCL; from the exons ATGTCACAGACCGAGATCGAGTTTCTTGATCTAAAACTCAATCTGAGGGACTCCAAGATTACCACCAGCTTATATCGTAAGCCTACGGCAACTAATAGTCTGCTGCATTTTTCCAGTTTCCACCCACAGCACCTCAAAGAAGGGATACCGAAGGGCCAGTTCTACCGAGTCAAGAGAAACTGTACCCAACAAGAGGATTTCCTGAAACACTCTCGTGATTTGACCTCGAGATTTAGAGAAAGGGGATATCCAAAAAAG ATTATTCCCAGAGCATACTTCAACTGTAAGACTAAAAATCTTGTCTACGCTCTGATTTGCCCATGTTTGAAGGTCTACGTGGGACAAACCACGCAAGAACTGCGGAAGCGGATCCAGCAACATTTTTCCAACATTACCACAGCGAAGAGAGacaaaataaaaggaaaaacacTTACGTCAGTGGCCTCACACTATCTGTTGGAACACAACTCACTTTGGAATGGGACTAGGATTTTGGGCCTGGATAAAGTCCCCATAAACATTAGAGGTGGCAACATCACCTCAGAACTACTTAGACGTGAATCTAAGTGGATTTTCGATCTGAACTGTGTAGCCCCATTGGGCCTTAATGAGGACTTGCTGTTTACCGGCTTTTATAAATGTCTCTGA